One region of Gemmatimonadaceae bacterium genomic DNA includes:
- the hisN gene encoding histidinol-phosphatase codes for MSQVEKPASVMQAAAEVAHLAARTAMQWYRTGVTVETKGDGSPVTIADREAERVARDWLTARFPSDGLHGEEFGIERPDARRRWILDPIDGTKAFVRGVPLWGTLVACCEGETVLAGAACFPAVDELIVAAPGEGCWWNGSRARVSHVDRLEDATALITDDCFMEHPSRGGQWRALASQVNVARTWGDCYGYLLVATGRAEIMVDDIVNAWDIAAMLPIITEAGGRFTAWNGNVTAFGGSAIATNAGVADATRSLLHERSSGALGAARP; via the coding sequence ATGAGCCAGGTCGAGAAGCCCGCGTCGGTGATGCAGGCGGCCGCTGAAGTGGCGCACTTGGCGGCGCGCACCGCGATGCAATGGTATCGCACCGGCGTCACCGTGGAAACAAAGGGTGATGGCTCCCCGGTCACCATTGCGGACCGTGAAGCGGAACGCGTCGCGCGCGACTGGCTGACCGCGCGCTTCCCATCCGATGGATTGCATGGTGAGGAATTCGGCATCGAGCGGCCGGACGCGCGCCGTCGCTGGATTCTCGATCCGATTGACGGTACCAAAGCGTTTGTGCGTGGTGTGCCGCTCTGGGGCACACTGGTGGCCTGTTGCGAGGGTGAGACGGTGCTCGCGGGCGCGGCATGCTTTCCGGCGGTTGACGAGCTGATCGTGGCGGCGCCCGGAGAGGGTTGCTGGTGGAACGGCTCGCGCGCTCGCGTGTCACACGTCGACCGACTCGAAGACGCAACCGCGCTCATCACCGATGATTGTTTCATGGAGCATCCGTCACGCGGGGGACAGTGGCGCGCGTTGGCGTCACAGGTCAACGTTGCGCGCACGTGGGGCGACTGTTACGGCTACCTGCTCGTCGCCACCGGACGCGCGGAGATCATGGTGGACGACATCGTGAATGCCTGGGACATCGCCGCGATGCTGCCGATCATCACGGAAGCCGGCGGGCGATTCACCGCCTGGAACGGCAACGTCACGGCATTCGGGGGCAGCGCCATCGCCACCAACGCA